A genomic region of Caldicellulosiruptor acetigenus contains the following coding sequences:
- a CDS encoding sensor histidine kinase, producing the protein MLLKLKNHFLRLSIKYKILILFYSIIVVTSLVLALFSYTISTNQLKEEVGNLLLRDTKRIAASIDFLQRDVNELSSFLFLDQRVQNFISPRPDFAKYSLEPLASLLASKDYISFIMLYSFQGDKYYFSNDNSTGVADFYEIKSTDFFKQIIKNKGAPMWLSLNSLPFTLIAKNNYPKIAMARLLLDFNTYEPAGVLIICINIPTIEKIYMEDLKEKEACFFIADSSNRIISLESTTPQFTATFAQKLLNENIPSKQNEIITANSSKLLITSSYIPTSNWRLVSIVSLENAINAIRNSFVLLYIRVLILCLIFAFIISMYFSSMLTAPLQKLVNSMKKVRQGNFREQVNIDPHASDEIAILVCEYNNMVEKINQLINKVLKLEIHKKEAELKALEAQINPHFLYNTLDTIFWKAEKSHDSEISEMIYSLSRLFRLTLNRGSEFIQVKGEKELIEHYLFLQSKRYKNKLQYSIEIDPEILDHYIPKLILQPFVENAIVHGMENSTNPTFIQITGKKEGENLCFTIKDNGIGMSKTQLDEIKELLESGKESSVGYAIKNVNERLKLYYETHYKLNIQSQPGQGTEVKLILPINYISVEN; encoded by the coding sequence ATGCTTTTAAAGCTCAAAAATCACTTTTTAAGGCTCAGCATAAAATACAAGATACTCATTCTCTTTTACAGTATAATAGTAGTAACCTCCTTGGTGCTGGCTTTATTTTCATATACCATTTCAACAAACCAGCTAAAAGAAGAGGTCGGAAATCTACTTTTAAGAGACACAAAAAGAATTGCTGCCAGCATAGATTTTCTTCAAAGAGATGTAAATGAACTGTCATCATTCTTGTTTTTAGACCAAAGAGTGCAAAACTTTATCAGCCCGCGCCCCGATTTTGCCAAATACTCCTTAGAACCATTGGCAAGCCTTCTTGCTTCCAAGGATTATATAAGTTTTATCATGCTTTACTCTTTTCAAGGTGATAAATATTACTTTTCAAATGACAATAGCACTGGAGTTGCCGATTTTTATGAAATAAAATCTACAGATTTTTTCAAACAAATTATTAAAAACAAAGGCGCACCTATGTGGTTGAGTCTGAATAGCTTACCTTTCACTCTAATTGCAAAAAACAATTACCCCAAGATTGCCATGGCAAGGCTTTTGCTGGACTTCAATACATATGAACCTGCAGGAGTGCTTATAATATGTATAAACATACCAACCATTGAAAAAATCTATATGGAAGATTTAAAGGAAAAAGAAGCATGCTTTTTTATAGCTGACAGTAGCAACAGAATTATTTCTCTTGAGAGCACAACACCGCAGTTTACAGCCACATTTGCTCAAAAGCTTCTAAATGAAAACATCCCAAGTAAACAAAATGAAATAATCACTGCCAATTCATCAAAACTTTTAATAACATCAAGTTACATCCCGACCTCAAACTGGCGGCTTGTGAGTATAGTTTCGTTAGAAAATGCCATAAATGCCATTAGAAATTCGTTCGTCCTTCTATATATTAGGGTACTTATACTCTGTTTGATCTTTGCTTTTATAATCTCCATGTATTTCTCCTCCATGCTCACAGCACCTCTCCAAAAGCTGGTAAATTCTATGAAAAAGGTGCGCCAGGGCAACTTTCGAGAGCAGGTAAATATCGACCCGCACGCAAGTGATGAAATTGCAATACTTGTTTGTGAATACAACAACATGGTAGAAAAAATAAATCAGCTGATAAACAAGGTATTAAAATTAGAGATTCACAAAAAAGAAGCAGAGCTGAAAGCACTTGAGGCTCAGATAAACCCTCATTTTCTTTACAATACTTTGGATACCATATTTTGGAAGGCAGAAAAATCCCATGATAGTGAAATAAGCGAAATGATATACTCTCTTTCAAGGCTTTTTAGACTTACCTTAAACAGGGGAAGTGAGTTCATTCAGGTAAAAGGTGAAAAGGAACTAATTGAACATTATCTTTTCTTGCAGAGCAAAAGATATAAAAATAAACTTCAGTATTCAATTGAAATTGACCCTGAGATATTAGACCATTATATCCCAAAACTGATTCTGCAGCCGTTTGTTGAAAATGCCATCGTTCATGGTATGGAAAACTCAACAAATCCAACTTTTATTCAAATAACAGGCAAAAAAGAAGGCGAAAATTTATGCTTTACCATCAAAGACAATGGAATAGGAATGTCAAAAACACAGCTTGATGAAATCAAAGAACTTTTAGAGTCAGGGAAAGAAAGCAGCGTAGGATATGCTATCAAAAATGTCAACGAAAGATTAAAACTCTACTATGAAACACACTACAAATTGAATATACAGAGCCAGCCGGGACAAGGTACAGAAGTAAAATTGATACTTCCTATAAATTATATTTCAGTAGAAAATTGA
- a CDS encoding ABC transporter substrate-binding protein: MSKKALKVVVSVMLIAALIVSVFGLVQGNLTASASTQKTVKIKFLSNLPDRTSNQGKLEQMLIDSYMKANPNVKIEVEALQDEPYKQKFKVYVATNQMPDIFMVWGQPSFFLPVMKAGYAAEIKLDQIKDYGFKTSSLKDFMYNGKLYGLPRNTDFMVLYYNKGLFNKYKVKVPTTFDELLNAAKVFRKNGIAPIAINGKDKWILAILYQELVVKESGDQKLIYDAISKKSVAKNQILLKAAKDLVNLVNVGGFQDAFVAADYGAANNLFAQEKAAMYYMGSWEVGMAANPNFSESFKKNVDATYFPIISGGKGKKTDILAWHGGGYAVSASSKVKNEAMKLLLYMMHPTRWAKIGWQQGLVVPGQNWEKFMTGKETVLQKKLTQIFSSATSVSGTVWQDAFTPNFKTEAETLCQMLVAKAITPEKFLAKIEELAKLEVK, encoded by the coding sequence ATGTCAAAGAAAGCTTTAAAAGTGGTTGTTTCAGTCATGCTTATCGCAGCACTGATTGTAAGCGTATTTGGACTTGTCCAAGGGAACCTGACAGCTTCAGCATCAACCCAGAAAACAGTAAAAATCAAGTTCCTATCAAATCTGCCAGACAGAACCTCTAACCAGGGCAAACTTGAGCAGATGTTAATTGACAGCTACATGAAAGCAAATCCAAACGTCAAGATTGAAGTAGAAGCACTTCAGGATGAGCCTTACAAACAAAAATTCAAAGTATATGTTGCAACAAATCAAATGCCAGACATCTTCATGGTATGGGGGCAGCCATCATTCTTCTTACCAGTCATGAAAGCAGGCTATGCAGCCGAGATAAAACTTGATCAGATAAAGGATTACGGGTTCAAGACATCTTCTCTTAAGGACTTTATGTATAATGGGAAACTCTATGGTCTTCCAAGAAACACAGACTTCATGGTACTTTACTACAACAAGGGCTTGTTTAACAAGTACAAAGTAAAAGTTCCAACAACGTTTGATGAACTTTTGAACGCAGCAAAAGTATTCAGGAAAAATGGCATTGCTCCAATTGCAATAAACGGAAAAGATAAGTGGATACTGGCAATACTGTATCAGGAGCTTGTTGTGAAAGAAAGTGGAGACCAGAAACTCATCTATGATGCAATCTCCAAAAAGTCTGTTGCTAAGAACCAGATTCTTTTGAAAGCAGCAAAAGACCTTGTAAATCTTGTGAATGTGGGCGGATTCCAGGATGCATTTGTTGCAGCAGACTACGGTGCAGCAAACAATCTGTTTGCTCAGGAAAAAGCAGCAATGTATTATATGGGTTCATGGGAAGTAGGAATGGCAGCAAATCCAAACTTCTCTGAGTCGTTCAAGAAAAATGTGGATGCAACATACTTCCCAATAATTTCTGGTGGCAAGGGTAAGAAGACAGACATTTTAGCATGGCATGGCGGCGGCTATGCAGTTTCTGCAAGCTCAAAGGTTAAGAATGAGGCAATGAAACTTCTTCTTTACATGATGCATCCAACAAGATGGGCAAAGATTGGTTGGCAGCAGGGACTTGTTGTTCCAGGACAGAACTGGGAGAAGTTTATGACAGGGAAAGAAACAGTTCTTCAGAAAAAGCTCACACAAATATTTAGCAGTGCAACATCTGTAAGCGGTACAGTATGGCAGGACGCATTCACTCCAAACTTCAAGACAGAGGCAGAAACACTTTGCCAGATGCTTGTTGCAAAAGCAATTACACCTGAAAAGTTCTTAGCAAAGATAGAAGAGCTTGCAAAGTTAGAGGTTAAGTAG
- a CDS encoding carbohydrate ABC transporter permease: protein MHRVLSDKRTILLLVLPGLLIYTFAILFPIILSVYLGMTDWSGIGRPNFIGLENFKKIIFTDTTFWKSLRNAILLALAYVFVQHPIALAFAIFIDKVGGRAEKIFRTIFFIPCVIPVVVTSRMWVSLYDPQYGLINKILDFLHLGFLKQQWLGDTKTALISVIIICMWQGFGWALLIYYAGLKGIPEELYEAARIDGATGVKLYTKITVPLLQPVIKVNFTIAIIYALKQMETVYLTTNGGPGDASQFLANYLYIRAFNSYQYGYANAISVLFVIACLAVNVLFQKIFKSENYEF from the coding sequence ATGCATAGGGTTTTGTCAGACAAAAGAACCATTTTGTTGCTGGTTTTGCCGGGACTATTGATATACACGTTTGCAATTCTGTTTCCAATTATACTCAGTGTATATCTTGGAATGACAGACTGGTCAGGAATTGGTCGGCCAAATTTTATAGGACTTGAAAACTTCAAAAAGATAATCTTTACAGACACAACTTTTTGGAAGTCGCTCAGGAATGCTATACTTCTTGCTCTGGCATATGTATTTGTTCAGCACCCGATAGCCCTTGCGTTTGCCATATTCATTGATAAAGTTGGTGGCAGAGCAGAGAAGATTTTCAGAACAATATTCTTCATACCCTGCGTAATACCAGTTGTTGTAACATCGCGCATGTGGGTAAGTCTATATGACCCTCAATACGGGCTTATAAACAAGATACTTGACTTTTTACACTTGGGATTTTTGAAACAACAATGGCTGGGGGATACTAAAACAGCTTTAATATCAGTCATTATAATCTGTATGTGGCAGGGTTTTGGCTGGGCGCTTTTGATTTACTACGCGGGTCTAAAAGGCATACCAGAAGAACTTTACGAAGCGGCAAGAATTGATGGTGCAACAGGTGTTAAGCTTTATACAAAGATTACTGTACCACTGCTTCAGCCCGTTATCAAGGTTAATTTTACAATAGCTATAATATATGCTTTAAAGCAGATGGAAACAGTTTATTTGACAACAAACGGTGGTCCCGGCGATGCAAGCCAGTTTTTGGCAAACTACCTGTATATCAGAGCATTTAACTCATACCAGTATGGATACGCAAATGCAATTTCAGTGCTATTTGTTATAGCATGTTTGGCTGTCAATGTTCTTTTCCAGAAGATATTTAAATCAGAAAATTATGAGTTTTAA